A genomic window from Streptomyces sp. NBC_00234 includes:
- a CDS encoding glycoside hydrolase family 18 protein, producing the protein MRRRSLSRLTVAACAFALIAGIAPAATAGPEQGRGHHEPAYRSVGYFTQWGVYGRDFQVKDLDTSGAAAKLTHINYAFGNVNADGKCFTGNVPGEADAWADYARPLDDAGSVDGVADTGTQPLAGNFNQLRELKAKHPGLKVMISLGGWSWSTHFSDAARTAASRKALVSSCLDLYIKGNLPVDGARGGAGAAAGLFDGVDLDWEWPGSAGDTDTVFRPEDKQNFTALVHEFRTQLDAYARSSARHARPKHYELSAFVPTAPAKIDAGFDVRRIMRDFDFVNLQGYDFHVSGEKNTAQQSALYAKGDFSVDQTVRDWIRRGAPARKLVMGMPFYGQGWTGVTGGGDGLGQPATAPAPATWAAGYEDYKALKKLADSGTYTIHRDRRNGHAWLFDGTTLWTYDDPQVLRAKTSYIRDRGLGGAMFWSLDGDTDDGELMTAVDSGLHGR; encoded by the coding sequence ATGCGACGAAGAAGCCTGTCCAGACTGACCGTTGCCGCCTGCGCCTTCGCGCTGATCGCCGGTATCGCCCCCGCCGCCACGGCCGGCCCCGAGCAGGGCAGGGGGCACCACGAACCCGCGTACCGCAGCGTCGGCTACTTCACCCAATGGGGCGTCTACGGACGCGACTTCCAGGTCAAGGACCTGGACACGAGCGGTGCCGCGGCCAAGCTCACCCACATCAACTACGCCTTCGGCAACGTGAACGCCGACGGGAAGTGCTTCACCGGCAATGTGCCCGGCGAGGCCGACGCCTGGGCGGACTACGCCCGTCCGCTGGACGACGCGGGTTCCGTGGACGGTGTCGCCGACACCGGGACCCAGCCCCTCGCCGGCAACTTCAACCAGCTGCGGGAGCTCAAGGCCAAGCACCCCGGTCTGAAGGTGATGATCTCGCTCGGTGGCTGGAGCTGGTCCACCCACTTCTCGGACGCGGCCCGGACCGCCGCCTCCCGCAAGGCGCTCGTCTCCTCCTGCCTCGACCTCTACATCAAGGGCAACCTGCCGGTGGACGGGGCGCGCGGTGGCGCGGGCGCGGCGGCCGGCCTCTTCGACGGGGTCGACCTCGACTGGGAGTGGCCCGGCTCGGCCGGCGACACGGACACGGTCTTCCGCCCCGAGGACAAGCAGAACTTCACCGCTCTGGTGCACGAGTTCCGCACCCAGCTCGACGCGTACGCCAGGAGTTCCGCGCGGCACGCCAGGCCGAAGCACTACGAGCTGTCGGCGTTCGTCCCCACCGCCCCCGCGAAGATCGACGCCGGCTTCGACGTCCGCCGGATCATGCGGGACTTCGACTTCGTGAACCTTCAGGGGTACGACTTCCACGTCTCCGGCGAGAAGAACACCGCCCAGCAGTCCGCGCTGTACGCGAAGGGCGACTTCAGTGTCGACCAGACCGTCCGCGACTGGATCAGGCGCGGCGCGCCCGCGCGCAAACTGGTGATGGGCATGCCGTTCTACGGGCAGGGCTGGACCGGTGTGACGGGCGGCGGTGACGGTCTGGGACAGCCGGCCACGGCCCCCGCGCCCGCCACCTGGGCCGCCGGGTACGAGGACTACAAGGCACTCAAGAAGCTGGCCGATTCCGGGACGTACACGATCCACCGGGACCGGAGGAACGGCCACGCCTGGCTGTTCGACGGCACGACCCTGTGGACCTACGACGACCCGCAGGTCCTGCGCGCCAAGACCTCGTACATCCGTGACCGCGGTCTCGGCGGTGCGATGTTCTGGTCGCTGGACGGGGACACGGACGACGGCGAACTGATGACCGCCGTCGACAGCGGTCTCCACGGGCGCTGA
- a CDS encoding GntR family transcriptional regulator, with the protein MTFGEQPAYLRVASDLREKIVNGALPPHTRLPSQARIREEYGVSDTVALEARKVLMAEGLVEGRSGSGTYVRERPVPRRIARSGYRTGSGANPFRQEQTAEGTRGTWESRSEQEGASAEIAERLGIEPGDRVMRTRYVFREAGEPMMLSTSWEPLAVTGRTPVMLPEEGPLGGCGVVDRMAAIDVVVDNVAEDVGARPGLAEELLALGGVPGHVVMVIERTYYASGRAVETADVVVPADRYRIAYHLPVK; encoded by the coding sequence GTGACTTTCGGTGAGCAGCCCGCCTATCTGCGCGTTGCGAGCGATCTCAGAGAGAAGATCGTCAACGGCGCTCTGCCGCCCCATACCCGCCTGCCGTCGCAGGCCCGTATTCGCGAGGAGTACGGAGTATCGGACACCGTCGCCCTGGAGGCGCGCAAGGTGCTCATGGCCGAGGGCCTGGTCGAAGGGCGCTCGGGGTCCGGCACCTATGTGCGCGAGCGTCCCGTCCCGCGCCGGATCGCCCGCTCCGGGTACCGGACGGGTTCCGGTGCCAACCCCTTCCGTCAGGAACAGACGGCGGAGGGTACGCGCGGCACCTGGGAGTCCCGCAGCGAGCAGGAGGGGGCCAGTGCGGAGATCGCCGAACGGCTCGGCATCGAGCCGGGCGACCGTGTGATGCGTACGAGGTACGTCTTCCGGGAGGCGGGCGAGCCGATGATGCTCTCCACCTCGTGGGAACCGCTCGCGGTCACGGGGCGCACGCCCGTGATGCTGCCCGAGGAGGGTCCGCTGGGCGGCTGCGGGGTGGTCGACCGGATGGCGGCCATCGATGTCGTCGTGGACAACGTGGCCGAGGACGTCGGCGCGAGGCCGGGGCTTGCGGAGGAGCTCCTGGCGCTCGGCGGCGTACCCGGCCACGTGGTCATGGTGATCGAGCGTACGTACTACGCGTCGGGCCGGGCCGTCGAGACGGCGGACGTGGTGGTGCCCGCAGACCGCTACCGGATCGCCTATCACCTGCCGGTCAAGTGA
- a CDS encoding purine-cytosine permease family protein — MTDTVTTTAEAPDPSTPGGPGAPRRSYARLAADESREDYSLRYAPHSFRRWSPSMVAGTALGGIAYLADFAIGASIVFTYGFTSGLASILTAAVIIFVTGIPIARACAKYGLDMDLVTRGAGFGYFGSTLTSLIYASFTFIFFALEGSIMAQAMHQAVGLPVEIGYLLTTLIVIPIVFRGMGALAKVQAWTQPVWIVGMVLPFVVLAFEAPDAWGDFASFGGTEGAGSGFSWLAFGLGTGVALSLIAQIGEQADYLRFMPARTEANKRRWNLAVLAAGPGWVVIGAAKQLGGALLAFVALEAVGKTHALEPIAPQIEALKPWLGSFALPAAAIFVIVSQIKINVTNAYSGSLSWSNFFSRITHKHPGRVWYIFLNLAIALTLMEMNMFAALNKLLGFYSNVGIAWIVAVAADLVINKRIGLSPPYIEFKRAYLYAVNPAGFGAMVIASTVSILAFFGLFGAYAEAFSTFIAAGLSLVLCPLIAWATKGKYYLARPNPVNGPDVEVADITATHTCAVCETAYELPDIADCPVQAGPICSLCCSLDAECGDVCRTDPSAGPVLLPMPVVRTAD; from the coding sequence ATGACGGACACAGTCACCACCACGGCCGAAGCGCCGGATCCGAGTACGCCAGGAGGGCCCGGCGCGCCACGGCGCAGCTATGCCAGGCTCGCCGCCGACGAGAGCCGTGAGGACTACTCGCTCCGCTACGCCCCGCACTCCTTCCGGCGCTGGTCGCCCTCGATGGTGGCGGGCACGGCGCTCGGCGGAATCGCCTATCTCGCCGACTTCGCCATCGGCGCCTCGATCGTCTTCACCTACGGATTCACCAGCGGACTCGCCTCGATCCTCACCGCCGCGGTGATCATCTTCGTCACGGGCATACCGATTGCACGGGCCTGCGCGAAGTACGGGCTGGACATGGATCTGGTCACGCGGGGCGCCGGCTTCGGCTACTTCGGCTCCACGCTGACGTCGCTGATCTACGCGTCCTTCACCTTCATCTTCTTCGCGCTCGAAGGCTCGATCATGGCGCAGGCCATGCATCAGGCGGTCGGACTGCCCGTGGAGATCGGCTATCTGCTCACCACGCTGATCGTCATCCCGATCGTGTTCCGGGGGATGGGCGCGCTGGCGAAGGTGCAGGCGTGGACGCAGCCGGTCTGGATCGTCGGCATGGTGCTGCCGTTCGTAGTCCTCGCCTTCGAAGCCCCCGACGCCTGGGGCGACTTCGCCTCCTTCGGTGGCACGGAGGGCGCCGGCTCGGGCTTCTCCTGGCTCGCCTTCGGGCTGGGCACGGGGGTCGCGCTCTCGCTCATCGCCCAGATCGGCGAGCAGGCCGACTACCTGCGCTTCATGCCCGCCAGGACGGAGGCCAACAAGCGGCGGTGGAACCTTGCCGTCCTCGCGGCCGGACCGGGCTGGGTCGTCATCGGGGCCGCCAAGCAGCTCGGCGGAGCACTGCTCGCCTTCGTCGCCCTGGAGGCGGTCGGCAAGACGCACGCGCTGGAGCCGATCGCCCCGCAGATCGAGGCCCTGAAGCCGTGGCTGGGCTCCTTCGCGCTCCCCGCCGCCGCGATCTTCGTGATCGTCTCGCAGATCAAGATCAACGTGACCAACGCCTACAGCGGCTCGCTGTCCTGGTCGAACTTCTTCTCCCGGATCACCCACAAGCACCCGGGCCGGGTCTGGTACATCTTCCTCAACCTCGCCATCGCGCTCACGCTGATGGAGATGAACATGTTCGCGGCCCTCAACAAGCTGCTGGGCTTCTACTCCAACGTGGGCATCGCCTGGATCGTGGCCGTCGCCGCAGACCTGGTCATCAACAAGCGGATCGGACTCAGCCCGCCGTACATCGAGTTCAAGCGGGCCTACCTGTACGCGGTGAACCCGGCCGGATTCGGGGCGATGGTGATCGCCTCGACCGTGTCGATCCTGGCCTTCTTCGGGCTGTTCGGCGCATACGCGGAAGCGTTCTCGACCTTCATCGCGGCCGGACTGTCGCTCGTGCTCTGCCCGTTGATCGCGTGGGCCACCAAGGGGAAGTACTACCTGGCCCGTCCGAACCCGGTGAACGGGCCGGACGTCGAGGTCGCCGACATCACCGCGACCCACACGTGCGCGGTGTGCGAGACCGCGTACGAACTGCCGGACATCGCGGACTGCCCGGTCCAGGCGGGGCCGATCTGCTCGCTGTGCTGCTCGCTGGACGCGGAGTGCGGCGACGTCTGCCGCACGGACCCGTCGGCCGGACCGGTCCTGCTGCCGATGCCCGTGGTGCGTACGGCGGACTGA
- a CDS encoding SPOR domain-containing protein: MLGRDTMSDNNDVLPWLVIRQDDNGNRYRVGRYATQEEAQKIADGLDSRGHKQLYWVERMGQGARP; encoded by the coding sequence ATGCTCGGGAGGGACACGATGAGCGACAACAACGACGTGCTCCCCTGGCTGGTGATACGGCAGGACGACAACGGAAACCGCTACCGCGTCGGCAGGTACGCCACGCAGGAAGAGGCCCAGAAGATCGCGGACGGCCTCGACAGTCGCGGCCACAAACAGTTGTACTGGGTGGAGCGCATGGGGCAGGGCGCCCGCCCGTAG
- a CDS encoding (deoxy)nucleoside triphosphate pyrophosphohydrolase has product MNASVVVAGAVLDQGRLLAARRSAPPELAGRWELPGGKVEPGESGEQALVRELREELGVESRALERIPGEWPLKPGYVLRVWTVGLVSGEPRALEDHDELRWLGPDEVDSVDWLDQDRPAVAEAARRLRGAAHH; this is encoded by the coding sequence ATGAACGCTTCCGTGGTGGTCGCCGGTGCCGTCCTCGACCAGGGGCGGCTGCTGGCCGCGCGCCGTAGTGCCCCGCCCGAGCTTGCGGGCCGCTGGGAGCTGCCCGGGGGCAAGGTGGAGCCGGGGGAGAGCGGCGAGCAGGCGCTCGTACGGGAGCTCCGCGAGGAACTCGGCGTGGAGTCGCGGGCGCTGGAGCGCATCCCCGGAGAGTGGCCGCTGAAGCCCGGATACGTGCTCCGGGTATGGACGGTGGGCCTGGTGTCCGGCGAACCCCGCGCTCTGGAGGACCACGACGAGCTGCGCTGGCTCGGGCCGGACGAGGTGGACTCGGTCGACTGGCTGGACCAGGACCGGCCCGCGGTGGCCGAGGCAGCGCGCCGCCTCCGGGGTGCCGCTCACCACTGA
- a CDS encoding ATP-binding protein, producing the protein MIGVIDTEGDTAAWEFPAVPGSVRSARHAVRDALSSWGLDGALADVTELLVSELVTNSLRYASGPIGVRLVRPRPEGAAEDDDSAPNSPSTSPALLVEVSDPLPDVPTERSAGPDDEGGRGLRLVACSARRWGTRRGKSGKTVWFELALPG; encoded by the coding sequence GTGATCGGCGTGATCGACACCGAAGGAGACACTGCCGCCTGGGAATTTCCGGCGGTACCGGGATCCGTGCGCAGCGCCCGGCATGCGGTGCGCGACGCCTTGAGTTCCTGGGGGCTCGACGGTGCGCTCGCCGATGTGACCGAACTGCTCGTCAGCGAGCTGGTGACCAATTCCCTGCGCTATGCCTCCGGACCCATCGGTGTACGGCTGGTGAGGCCCCGTCCCGAGGGCGCCGCCGAGGACGACGACTCCGCTCCGAACAGTCCGTCCACGTCGCCCGCGCTGCTGGTGGAAGTCTCCGATCCGCTTCCGGATGTACCCACCGAACGCAGTGCGGGACCCGACGACGAAGGGGGGCGCGGACTGCGGCTGGTGGCTTGTTCTGCACGCCGCTGGGGGACCCGTCGGGGAAAGAGTGGCAAGACGGTGTGGTTCGAGCTGGCTCTCCCTGGTTAG
- a CDS encoding SpoIIE family protein phosphatase — protein sequence MWQSSPPGSIYDYVRIASFSIGPDGLIEQWSRRAAGLFGMASHEVVGRDPVEAFMPAELREDGRRTVAEILDGKEWTGFVPFRMPGEDGAHGVAEIYVMPTETATGERAALCIVVDVRALRLVETDLAASQAIFGQSPFGFVLFGTDFTVVRANQRFATVFGGEADDHRGRTVDDYLAGPEADRLSRTLKRVLETGESVTDLQLVGSAPGAGDGRHWSMNLYRVHSGAGRPVGVAGLATDVTRRHMAAREAASARRNLALLNEAGARIGNSLDLETTARELLDVAVPGFCDLASVDLYQGLLTGEEAPPGSWGSRGQDSGGSAELRRVAQASAVSDALSASAPESSAPDGHTGPPALGSVHRYPFNSPCAVALRTGHVEDVPGDDSSFVHSTLAVPMVAHDTVVGLVQFSRTKGSESFGERDRALATELASRAAVCIDNARLYRREHERALILQRSLLPPGDPEAAGLDIACRYLPGNTATEVGGDWFDVIELPGHRTALVVGDVMGRGLRAAVAMGELRTAVRTLALLDLEPAEVLSALDEVARGLGTPGGGDRSDGFGGGGGAQWPSRAAHKSREADLSEVYLATCVYAVYDPVTRRCTFANAGHLPPVVVEPGEPALLLDVPPGMPLGVGGEPFEEVEVELREGALLALYTDGLVESRDHPLDEGLEALRGALASPVRPLEDVCDHVLTTLDTRHGEDDIALLMARIQGLPADAIGDWRLPRELRSVGRARELARTQLLAWDLDDLVDTTELLVSELVTNALRYGEGEIRLRLLRDRTLVCEVWDAGLVQPRRRRARDTDEGGRGLQLVGLLSAAWGSRRTPRGKTVWFELALPDGAPAAELSVEQLLSMY from the coding sequence GTGTGGCAGAGCAGCCCACCTGGCTCGATCTATGACTATGTCAGGATCGCCTCCTTCTCGATCGGGCCCGACGGGCTGATCGAGCAGTGGAGCCGGCGTGCCGCCGGTCTGTTCGGCATGGCCTCTCATGAGGTGGTGGGCAGGGACCCGGTCGAGGCGTTCATGCCCGCCGAACTCCGGGAGGACGGCCGCAGGACGGTCGCCGAGATCCTCGACGGCAAGGAGTGGACGGGCTTCGTCCCGTTCCGGATGCCGGGTGAGGACGGTGCGCACGGCGTCGCCGAGATCTATGTCATGCCGACCGAGACGGCGACCGGCGAACGGGCCGCGCTCTGCATCGTCGTCGATGTCCGGGCACTTCGGCTGGTCGAAACGGACCTTGCGGCATCGCAGGCGATATTCGGCCAATCTCCCTTCGGCTTCGTGCTGTTCGGTACGGATTTCACCGTCGTACGGGCCAACCAGCGCTTCGCCACCGTCTTCGGCGGCGAGGCCGACGACCATCGCGGACGCACGGTCGACGACTATCTCGCCGGCCCGGAGGCCGACCGGCTCTCCCGCACCCTGAAGCGCGTGCTGGAGACCGGGGAATCCGTCACCGACCTCCAACTGGTGGGCAGCGCACCCGGCGCCGGGGACGGCCGGCACTGGTCGATGAACCTCTACCGCGTGCACAGCGGAGCCGGGCGGCCCGTCGGTGTCGCGGGGCTGGCCACCGACGTCACCCGCAGGCACATGGCCGCCCGTGAGGCGGCCAGCGCCCGCCGCAACCTCGCCCTGCTCAACGAGGCCGGCGCGCGCATAGGCAACTCCCTGGACCTGGAGACCACCGCCCGCGAACTCCTCGACGTGGCCGTGCCCGGCTTCTGCGACCTCGCCTCCGTCGACCTGTACCAAGGGCTCCTCACGGGGGAGGAGGCCCCGCCCGGCAGTTGGGGCTCGCGCGGCCAGGACTCCGGCGGCTCGGCCGAACTGCGCCGGGTCGCCCAGGCCAGCGCCGTCTCCGACGCGCTGTCGGCGAGCGCGCCGGAGAGCTCCGCGCCGGACGGGCACACCGGCCCGCCCGCACTCGGCTCGGTCCACCGCTATCCGTTCAACTCGCCGTGTGCCGTGGCCCTGCGCACCGGGCATGTGGAGGACGTGCCAGGCGACGACAGCAGCTTCGTCCACTCCACACTCGCCGTTCCGATGGTCGCCCACGACACGGTGGTCGGGCTCGTCCAGTTCTCCAGGACGAAGGGCAGCGAATCCTTCGGCGAGCGCGACCGGGCCCTGGCCACCGAGCTGGCCTCCCGGGCCGCCGTCTGTATCGACAACGCCCGCCTCTACCGCCGCGAGCACGAGCGCGCCCTGATCCTCCAGCGCAGCCTGCTTCCGCCGGGCGATCCCGAGGCCGCGGGCCTCGACATCGCCTGTCGCTATCTGCCGGGCAATACGGCCACCGAGGTCGGCGGCGACTGGTTCGACGTGATCGAGCTCCCCGGCCACCGCACCGCCCTCGTCGTCGGCGACGTCATGGGCCGCGGTCTGCGGGCTGCCGTCGCCATGGGGGAGCTGCGCACCGCCGTAAGGACGCTGGCTCTTCTCGATCTGGAACCCGCGGAGGTGCTGTCCGCCCTCGACGAGGTCGCCCGCGGCCTCGGCACCCCGGGCGGCGGCGACCGGAGCGACGGCTTCGGCGGGGGTGGCGGCGCCCAGTGGCCCTCGCGGGCCGCCCACAAGTCCCGTGAGGCGGATCTCTCCGAGGTCTACCTGGCGACCTGTGTGTACGCCGTCTACGACCCGGTCACCCGACGGTGCACGTTCGCCAACGCCGGTCACCTACCTCCTGTCGTGGTCGAACCGGGCGAACCGGCCCTGCTGCTCGACGTCCCGCCGGGGATGCCGCTCGGCGTCGGCGGCGAACCCTTCGAGGAGGTCGAGGTGGAGCTCAGGGAGGGCGCCCTCCTCGCCCTCTACACCGACGGCCTCGTCGAATCCCGCGACCACCCGCTCGACGAGGGCCTGGAGGCCCTCCGCGGCGCCCTCGCCTCACCGGTCCGTCCGCTGGAGGACGTCTGTGACCATGTGCTGACGACACTGGACACCCGCCACGGCGAGGACGACATAGCGCTGCTGATGGCCCGCATCCAGGGGCTGCCGGCGGATGCGATCGGCGACTGGCGGCTGCCGCGCGAACTGCGCTCCGTCGGCCGCGCCCGCGAACTGGCCCGCACCCAGCTGCTCGCCTGGGACCTCGACGACCTGGTGGACACCACCGAACTGCTCGTCAGCGAGCTCGTCACCAACGCACTGCGGTACGGCGAGGGCGAGATCCGGCTCCGGCTGCTGCGCGACCGTACGCTCGTGTGCGAGGTATGGGACGCGGGCCTCGTCCAGCCTCGGCGACGGCGGGCACGTGACACGGACGAGGGCGGACGCGGGCTGCAACTGGTCGGCCTGCTGAGCGCGGCGTGGGGGTCGAGGCGGACACCGCGCGGCAAGACGGTCTGGTTCGAACTGGCCCTGCCCGACGGAGCGCCCGCCGCCGAGCTCTCGGTCGAACAACTGCTGAGCATGTACTGA
- a CDS encoding PspA/IM30 family protein: MTKQTILGRVTQLAKANINALLDQAEDPQKMLDQLIRDYTSNIAEAEQAVAATIGNLRLMEQDHREDVDAAREWGQKALSASKKADELRVAGSAAEADKFDNLAKVALGRQLQSEKEAKTAEPTIASQTAVVDKLKSGLDQMKIKLTELKSKRDELVARAKSAQAQNQMMDAVKNIDVLDPTSELSRFEDKVRREEAKAVGKQELAASSLDAQFEQLDSLGDSAEIEARLAALKVA, encoded by the coding sequence ATGACCAAGCAGACCATCCTGGGCCGCGTCACTCAGCTGGCGAAGGCCAACATCAACGCCCTGCTGGATCAGGCGGAGGACCCGCAGAAGATGCTGGACCAGCTGATCCGCGACTACACGAGCAACATCGCGGAGGCGGAGCAGGCGGTGGCCGCCACCATCGGCAATCTCCGGCTGATGGAGCAGGACCACCGGGAGGATGTCGACGCGGCCAGGGAGTGGGGCCAGAAGGCCCTGTCCGCCAGCAAGAAGGCCGACGAACTGCGCGTCGCTGGCTCGGCGGCCGAGGCGGACAAGTTCGACAACCTCGCGAAGGTCGCCCTGGGCCGCCAGCTCCAGTCGGAGAAGGAGGCGAAGACCGCCGAGCCGACCATCGCCTCCCAGACGGCGGTGGTCGACAAGCTCAAGTCCGGCCTCGACCAGATGAAGATCAAGCTCACGGAGCTGAAGTCCAAGCGGGACGAGCTCGTGGCACGCGCCAAGTCCGCGCAGGCGCAGAACCAGATGATGGACGCCGTGAAGAACATCGACGTCCTCGACCCGACCAGTGAACTCAGCCGCTTCGAGGACAAGGTGCGGCGGGAAGAGGCCAAGGCCGTGGGCAAGCAGGAGCTCGCCGCCTCGTCACTGGACGCCCAGTTCGAACAGCTGGACAGCCTGGGCGACAGCGCCGAGATCGAAGCCCGCCTGGCCGCCCTGAAGGTGGCCTGA
- a CDS encoding TPM domain-containing protein, producing the protein MPPASRTRMSGSGRALLTALIAVGWLLLPPAPTAGADDPVTLSRDSQITDKVGAVGDRDEAVEAALDALFEERRVQLFVVYVRDFSGRSAQTWADETANRNGLGQEDVLLAVATHDRQYAYSVDAGSRLTDEQLRDVANTAIEPALAANDWAGAAIGAANGYSAVLAGQPVPTPTITPGAADPGTGSSDGSGAGDLILPVALVGGAGAVAVYAYTRRKRRASTRTTPGATGWGPAAAGGAEPPTPLPELDARAKEVLVDTDDAVLTSEEELGFATAQFGEEAAVPFTEAVTHAKTELTAAFRLRQQLDDAFPEDDAARRRMLDEIISRCADANERLDTVSEDFDRLRALERTAPQALATAEAAFRELAGRISTAEATLTGMRSRYAESAAAPVATGIEQAKDRLLFATSSLNEARQAVDGGDNSKAAVYVRAAEGAVGQAATLVDAVDRRAQELAEAAGRLPASLTETETDLADAGGLLEGTSEGVSTADLRGRIARAEAVLDDVRAEVAAGPYDPIDALRRVEEADTALDEALAGAREQEQGTLRARSLLDQAMLTARATIGAAADYVTTHRGAVGSQARTRLAEAQRRWERAGELAGADDPQGALAEAQQADALAGQAQSLAEQDVRSFGNQNGPGGVQGGGGGMSGAVLGGIILGGLFGGGGGRSRGGGFGGGFGGSGGGGFGGGPGSFGGGGTRGRRGGGGRF; encoded by the coding sequence ATGCCGCCTGCGAGTCGTACCCGGATGTCCGGATCCGGCAGAGCCCTCCTCACCGCGCTGATCGCGGTGGGCTGGCTGCTCCTGCCCCCCGCGCCGACCGCAGGTGCCGACGACCCCGTCACCCTTTCCCGCGACAGCCAGATCACCGACAAGGTGGGGGCGGTCGGGGACCGCGACGAGGCGGTGGAGGCCGCGCTCGACGCGCTCTTCGAGGAACGCCGCGTCCAGCTCTTCGTCGTGTACGTACGCGACTTCTCCGGCCGGTCCGCGCAGACCTGGGCCGACGAGACGGCCAACCGCAACGGCCTCGGGCAGGAGGACGTGCTGCTGGCCGTGGCCACGCACGACCGGCAGTACGCCTATTCGGTCGACGCGGGTTCGCGGCTCACCGACGAACAGCTGCGGGACGTGGCGAACACCGCCATCGAACCCGCCCTCGCGGCGAACGACTGGGCGGGCGCCGCCATCGGAGCCGCCAACGGCTACTCCGCGGTGCTGGCCGGACAGCCCGTGCCCACCCCCACCATCACTCCCGGTGCCGCCGATCCCGGAACGGGCAGTTCCGACGGCAGCGGCGCCGGGGACCTGATCCTGCCGGTGGCGCTCGTCGGCGGGGCGGGGGCGGTCGCCGTGTACGCGTACACCCGCCGCAAGCGGCGCGCTTCGACCCGCACCACCCCCGGCGCGACCGGCTGGGGCCCGGCAGCGGCAGGCGGGGCCGAGCCGCCGACCCCGCTGCCGGAGCTCGACGCGCGGGCCAAGGAAGTGCTGGTGGACACCGATGACGCGGTGCTCACGAGCGAGGAGGAACTCGGCTTTGCCACGGCTCAGTTCGGGGAGGAGGCCGCCGTCCCCTTCACGGAGGCCGTCACCCACGCCAAGACGGAGCTGACGGCCGCGTTCCGCCTGCGCCAGCAGCTCGACGACGCGTTCCCCGAGGACGACGCGGCCCGTCGCCGGATGCTCGACGAGATCATCAGCCGCTGCGCGGACGCCAACGAACGCCTGGACACCGTGTCGGAGGACTTCGACCGGCTTCGGGCCCTCGAACGCACCGCACCGCAGGCCCTGGCCACCGCCGAGGCCGCCTTCCGCGAGCTCGCGGGACGGATCTCCACGGCAGAGGCCACCCTCACGGGCATGCGCAGCCGGTACGCGGAATCGGCCGCCGCACCCGTCGCGACCGGTATCGAACAGGCCAAGGACCGGCTCCTCTTCGCGACCTCCAGCCTCAACGAGGCCCGCCAGGCCGTGGACGGCGGGGACAACTCCAAGGCCGCGGTGTACGTACGGGCGGCCGAGGGCGCCGTCGGGCAGGCGGCCACGCTCGTCGACGCCGTGGACCGGCGCGCCCAGGAGCTCGCCGAGGCCGCGGGCAGACTGCCGGCCTCGCTCACCGAGACCGAAACGGATCTCGCGGACGCGGGTGGGCTCCTCGAAGGCACGTCCGAGGGGGTGTCGACCGCCGATCTGCGCGGCCGGATCGCCCGCGCCGAGGCGGTGCTCGACGACGTACGCGCGGAGGTGGCGGCCGGTCCGTACGACCCCATCGACGCGCTGCGCAGGGTCGAGGAGGCCGACACCGCGCTGGACGAGGCACTGGCGGGGGCGCGTGAACAGGAGCAGGGAACGCTCCGGGCCCGCTCGCTCCTCGATCAGGCGATGCTCACCGCACGGGCGACGATCGGCGCCGCGGCCGACTACGTCACCACGCACCGGGGGGCCGTGGGCAGCCAGGCCCGCACCCGGCTGGCCGAGGCCCAACGGCGGTGGGAGCGGGCCGGGGAACTGGCGGGGGCGGACGATCCGCAGGGAGCACTCGCCGAGGCGCAGCAGGCGGACGCGCTGGCCGGCCAGGCCCAGAGCCTCGCCGAACAGGACGTACGGAGCTTCGGGAACCAGAACGGACCGGGCGGTGTACAAGGAGGTGGCGGCGGGATGAGCGGGGCGGTGCTGGGCGGAATCATCCTCGGCGGACTCTTCGGCGGCGGGGGTGGCCGGAGCCGGGGCGGGGGCTTCGGAGGGGGGTTCGGGGGTTCCGGTGGCGGCGGGTTCGGTGGCGGTCCCGGCAGCTTCGGCGGCGGGGGCACCCGGGGCCGGAGGGGCGGCGGCGGACGCTTCTGA